The Deinococcus sp. LM3 genomic interval CGACGAGGTCACGGTCGACAGCAGCCTGCAACTGCCGGACGTGGCGACCGTCACGCTGCGCGACCCGCAGGGCCTGCTCGTCGACGACGAGAAATTCCGGCTGGGCGCGCGCATCAGGGTGATCGCGCAGGTCAGGAGTCACCGCGAGACGGTCTTCGACGGGGAACTCGTGGAGGTCGAGCCGCGCTTCACGCGCTCCACGCAGTTCCTGCGGCTGCGGGCCTTCGACCGCCTGCACCGCCTGGCGCGCGGCACGCACACCCGGTCGTTCCTGAACGTCAGCGACATGGACCTCGTGAAGAAACTCGCGGGCGAGGCCGGCATGACCGCCCGCACCGAGGCCAGCAGCGTCGTCCACCCGTACGTGCTGCAACACAACCAGACCAACCTCGCGTTCCTGCGCGAGCGCGCCTCGCGCCTGGGGTACATCCTGTACGCCGACGGCACCGAACTGCGCTGCGAGAGCGTGCGCGGCCAGGACCCCATCGAACTCGTGTGGGGCGACACCCTGACCGAGTTCCTGCCACGCCTGACCAGCCTGGGGCAGACCAGCCAGAGCACCGTGCGGTCCTGGGACCCAAAACAGAAACGCAGCGTGGTCGGGCAGGCCGCCGCCGGGCAGGGGAAGGCGCAGGTGCCGGAATCGTCACGCAGCGAGGGCGTCGCGCAGCAGGCCTTCGACATGGACGCCCCCACCACCAGCAGCACCCTGATCGTGCGGGAGCAGGCGTACGCGACCGCCATCGCGCAGGCGCAGCGCAACCGCGTCAGCGAACACCTGATCGAGGCGCGCGGCACCGCCGCCGGCTACCCCCGCCTGACTGCCGGCACCACCCTGGACGTGAAGAACGTCGGGCGGCGCTTCAGCGGGCAGTACGTGGCGAGCAGCGTGCGGCACCTGTACCGCAACGGCGAGGGCTACAGCACCGAGTTCAGCGTGACCGGCAGCCGCCCGGACTCGCTGGCCGCCCTGATCCGCCAGAGCGCCGCCGGGCCTCACGAGGCGCCGTACACGCCGGTGCCGGGCCTGATGATCGGCATCGTCACGAACAACGAGGACCCGGAGGATC includes:
- a CDS encoding VgrG-related protein produces the protein MTRAAPRNPIEGAVSSLFLNIDGQDMPRALFEQIDEVTVDSSLQLPDVATVTLRDPQGLLVDDEKFRLGARIRVIAQVRSHRETVFDGELVEVEPRFTRSTQFLRLRAFDRLHRLARGTHTRSFLNVSDMDLVKKLAGEAGMTARTEASSVVHPYVLQHNQTNLAFLRERASRLGYILYADGTELRCESVRGQDPIELVWGDTLTEFLPRLTSLGQTSQSTVRSWDPKQKRSVVGQAAAGQGKAQVPESSRSEGVAQQAFDMDAPTTSSTLIVREQAYATAIAQAQRNRVSEHLIEARGTAAGYPRLTAGTTLDVKNVGRRFSGQYVASSVRHLYRNGEGYSTEFSVTGSRPDSLAALIRQSAAGPHEAPYTPVPGLMIGIVTNNEDPEDQGRVKLKLPALTEDDESDWARVVGVGNGGGRGTQFTPEVNDEVLVGFEHGDIHHPYVIGGLWNGSDAPPRPTGKTIKNGKVIQRVYRTRLGHELIYDDPIDPDPPKVTVQSSKKHALELNDDKKKPFAELRTTAGHRLTLMDDPKAPFVVLRDRNGNEVHLDSKSNTLTITSTGRLELKARSGIRIDGGGGNVDVRGVMINLN